A single Thunnus thynnus chromosome 6, fThuThy2.1, whole genome shotgun sequence DNA region contains:
- the zhx3b gene encoding zinc fingers and homeoboxes protein 3 produces MASKRKSTTPCMIPSKIIRSSEEVEQDSPVLRQSRISGGGRHSPLEPGESSKPQAGDAVKEGAGTYTCKPCNFETHDLNLFLDHVYTGHPDFRADPSFFCVNCGVSAPKFEGLALHNARVHPSTLNTTLQLRKRDRRAVVEQNLVTGTETGKDNEISITKTPIMRMLKGKSEPKRIVVSHPVSDEPSSDPHSSSASRETERKETAAVTVTHVPTIVHNGTTKVTVPSAIQIVNGSGALPMLKTPITQVVSVVQNRGLHQSAPITASSNMSSSHSSSKNLPKVMIPLSSIPTYSASMDSSSFLKTSFSKFPYPTKAELCYLTVVTKYPEEQIKIWFTAQRLKQGISWSPEEIEEARRKMFNTIIQTAPSSSQSQTQSHHNPAQHTITVLPASLGAAGIPHILQGSLVGQGGVIVTQPVMANGIQVSSAPVALAVTPKPQAAARPMMQARPAAALVADKGISMVVGTVGSSSTGSNIISSSNSSRSGGGGTSSIISSSQASVINLSLGSSNHSNAKVSSVSGKHSSAYADSSDKSNSYVTSHLNAAKGSSDSKNSDISKASNTSIVHGDNKVTTDSKKTTDNKPNSSSKAGSDGLKSKDSNGSSNKNNITSTSTDDVYSATSDSPNIKMEDASSPASKSSSPSPAPASSCTPGSRTPVNAFLDPSFYKGKKSQEQLNALKDSFQVSQFPDQEEVDRLIALTGLTVREVRKWFSDRRYHFRNLKGTRSSTGGQKSAAGAGSGSVTPGSGAAGSANPVDLSESSSNSGAKTPQHSSAPLSPTATLTPTSPTTPSRRLPRQPSPDFTAIRYKEREPHQVKALEASFAQDSDPSGEEVDRLRSETKMTRREIHGWFAERRKRMAAEKKKEEAKRALREEEEEEMDVDGEERQKEDGSGELKVNPIKINLKMLKVTEANGKPEGEGLDSPSIPLQSSSTPASSPGPTPSSTPKPSQSSALTPKPSHSPKPTSVRGKKTAEQLHLLKQVYARTQWPSASQYDELISATGLPRPEVVRWFGDCRYVQKNGQLKWLEAYQNMALEEDLQKGNTQILQAHLDVRGSQEESQLQELAQASGLTADLVRHWFSTKASLPQMEQTGAAHTTGPRPVAPGAATEPCTTGSSPLEPQTEGGKEEKMEESEFGVAEEEEEADAEKTVNPTKGTD; encoded by the exons ATGGCCAGCAAGAGGAAGTCTACAACTCCTTGTATGATCCCCAGCAAGATCATACGCTCCTCGGAGGAAGTCGAACAGGACTCGCCTGTTCTCCGTCAGTCCAGGATTTCTGGAGGGGGCAGACATAGCCCCCTAGAGCCAGGAGAGTCTTCCAAACCACAGGCGGGGGATGCTGTTAAAGAAGGTGCTGGCACTTACACCTGTAAGCCTTGTAACTTTGAAACCCATGACCTTAACTTGTTCTTGGATCATGTGTACACTGGGCACCCGGACTTTCGTGCAGACCCCAGCTTCTTTTGTGTGAACTGTGGGGTTTCGGCACCTAAATTTGAGGGGCTGGCCCTGCATAATGCCAGAGTTCACCCCAGCACGTTAAACACCACTCTGCAGCTGAGGAAGAGGGACAGGAGGGCGGTGGTGGAGCAGAATCTGGTGACAGGGACAGAGACGGGGAAAGATAACGAGATTTCCATCACCAAAACTCCAATCATGAGGATGCTGAAGGGTAAATCGGAGCCCAAAAGAATAGTGGTGTCTCACCCAGTCTCTGACGAGCCCTCATCAGACCCACACTCTAGCTCTGCCTccagagagactgagagaaaagagactGCTGCAGTGACAGTCACCCATGTCCCCACAATTGTCCACAATGGAACGACCAAGGTCACTGTGCCCTCAGCGATCCAGATAGTCAACGGCTCTGGAGCGTTACCGATGCTCAAGACCCCCATCACACAG GTGGTCTCCGTTGTTCAGAACAGAGGCCTTCATCAGTCTGCTCCCATCACAGCCTCCTCAAATATGTCTTCATCTCACTCTTCTTCCAAGAATCTCCCCAAG GTGATGATTCCTTTGAGCAGCATCCCCACCTACAGTGCCTCCATGGACTCCTCTTCCTTCTTGAAGACCTCCTTCAGTAAGTTCCCGTATCCCACCAAGGCTGAACTCTGCTACCTGACTGTGGTCACAAAGTACCCTGAAGAGCAGATCAAGATCTGGTTCACCGCCCAGAGACTTAAACAAGGCATCAGCTGGTCTCCTGAGGAGATCGAGGAGGCCAGGAGGAAGATGTTCAACACCATCATCCAGACTGCACCCTCCAGCTCGCAGAGCCAGACCCAGAGTCACCACAAcccagcgcaacacacaatcacagttCTGCCTGCCTCGCTGGGGGCCGCTGGGATCCCTCACATCCTGCAGGGCTCTCTTGTCGGTCAGGGAGGTGTAATCGTCACACAGCCTGTAATGGCCAACGGTATTCAGGTCAGCAGTGCTCCGGTGGCACTGGCCGTCACACCTAAGCCCCAGGCAGCAGCTCGCCCCATGATGCAGGCCCGACCTGCGGCAGCCCTGGTGGCAGACAAAGGAATCAGCATGGTGGTGGGGACAGTGGGCAGTAGCAGTACAGGGAGCAACATCATTagcagcagtaacagtagtaggaGTGGGGGAGGGGGCACTAGCAGTATTATTAGTAGCAGTCAAGCCAGTGTCATCAACCTCAGTCTAGGAAGCAGTAATCATAGTAATGCTAAGGTGAGCAGTGTCAGTGGTAAACACAGCAGTGCTTATGCAGATTCCAGTGACAAGAGCAATAGTTATGTTACCAGCCATTTGAATGCTGCTAAAGGCAGCAGTGACAGTAAGAACTCTGATATCAGCAAAGCCAGCAACACCAGCATCGTGCATGGTGACAACAAAGTAACCACAGATAGCAAAAAGACCACAGACAACAAAcctaacagcagcagcaaagcgGGCAGTGATGGACTGAAGAGCAAAGACAGTAATGGTAgcagcaacaaaaataacataactAGCACAAGCACAGACGATGTCTACTCGGCCACAAGTGACTCCCCAAACATCAAAATGGAGGATGCTTCCTCCCCTGCCTCCAaatcttcttctccctctcctgcaCCTGCTTCAAGCTGCACACCTGGCTCCCGGACACCTGTTAACGCATTCCTGGACCCTAGTTTTTATAAGGGGAAGAAGTCTCAGGAGCAGCTCAACGCTCTGAAGGACAGTTTTCAGGTCAGCCAGTTTCCCGACCAGGAGGAGGTGGACCGCCTCATTGCTCTGACTGGGCTCACAGTACGAGAAGTCCGCAAGTGGTTCAGCGACAGACGCTACCACTTTCGTAACCTTAAAGGTACGCGCTCCAGCACAGGTGGACAAAAGTCTGCAGCGGGAGCAGGAAGCGGTTCAGTTACACCAGGGAGCGGCGCCGCTGGCAGTGCCAACCCTGTTGATCTGTCAGAAAGTAGCAGCAACTCTGGTGCAAAAACACCCCAGCACAGCTCCGCACCTCTGAGCCCGACTGCAACACTGACTCCCACCTCTCCCACCACACCTTCCCGCCGACTCCCCAGACAACCTTCTCCTGATTTCACAGCTATCCGCTACAAGGAGAGAGAACCTCACCAG GTAAAGGCGCTAGAGGCCAGCTTTGCCCAGGACTCTGACCCCTCAGGAGAGGAAGTGGACAGGCTGCGATCTGAGACCAAGATGACCAGAAGGGAGATCCATGGCTGGTTCgctgagaggaggaagagaatggccgctgagaaaaagaaagaggaggcgAAGCGGGCattgagagaggaggaggaggaggagatggacgTTGATGGAGAGGAGCGACAGAAAGAGGACGGTTCAGGAGAACTGAAAGTCAACcctataaaaataaatctgaagaTGCTGAAGGTGACTGAGGCTAATGGCAAACCAGAGGGCGAAGGGTTGGATAGTCCTTCTATACCCCTTCAATCTAGCAGCACACCGGCCTCCTCACCAGGCCCCACCCCGTCCTCCACCCCCAAACCATCCCAGTCCTCCGCCCTAACACCCAAACCATCGCACTCCCCCAAACCCACATCCGTCCGAGGTAAGAAGACAGCGGAGCAGCTGCACCTGCTCAAACAAGTCTACGCCCGGACCCAGTGGCCCAGCGCCTCTCAGTATGATGAACTGATCTCAGCTACTGGACTGCCCAGACCTGAAGTAGTGCGCTGGTTTGGGGACTGTCGATATGTGCAGAAGAACGGCCAGCTGAAGTGGCTGGAGGCTTACCAGAACATGGCTCTGGAGGAGGACCTTCAGAAGGGGAACACGCAGATCCTCCAGGCCCACCTCGATGTCCGTGGCAGCCAGGAGGAGTCACAG TTGCAGGAACTGGCTCAGGCTAGCGGTTTGACAGCAGACTTGGTGCGACATTGGTTCTCCACCAAGGCGTCTTTGCCTCAGATGGAACAAACAGGTGCTGCTCATACGACAGGACCAAGACCAGTTGCACCGGGCGCAGCGACCGAGCCATGCACAACAGGATCCTCCCCTTTGGAGccacagacagagggaggaaaggaggagaaaatggagGAGTCAGAGTTTGGtgtcgcagaagaagaagaggaggccgATGCTGAAAAAACTGTGAATCCTACTAAAG GAACAGATTGA